TGTTTTCCATCTTTACAGTTGTGTCAGCGTGTATTTCATCTTTGTTTTCTATCAAAGGCTTATCTTGAGCCCATTTCTTCGTTGTGTCATAcaaataattttgagttttacttCACTTCTCATATTTCGAAGTTATTTTTTccttattgtaaatatttttaagtccTCTTCTTCAttgtttcaaaggtttattTGATTCGAATTTTTGTTTAGACTAAAAAAATCTAATTCCATTTCATCGTTCAAGCAAATTTTACAGTAAGGACAGAGggaagaattttgaaaaaagataCCAATTTGAATATACTGAAAcgatcataaaataaaaatgcaaaaaaaaaagagaaaaaagtagATATAACAAAAGTGCAAAGtcacaatttcaaataaaaacaaaaaaaaaagcaaaaaaggcagaaaataaacaaaagcaaataaaagattgttcagggttcgatcacgggtgatcgttaagttacagaccaaaaaacaaaataaaaaaaaaacaatttcaacgaaaaaattcccgagctggttgcggtggtctaagggagagctccgtcgagggagctctggttcggaatgtgagaagcataggtggagcgatttgtcgttcgtccctgtcgtcgtcaatgatgatcggaacggggaacaggtccagcagcctcggcgccctcatgatcacccaatcgtattctttccaaaaaaaaaaaaacaaaaaaattaaaacaaaaaaaaaacaagaaaatgtttgtcaataataagaGGAAGGagagaaattttcaaaaaaaagatggaggtaATTAGGATGCTTACcgtacatgtatagcggcagttgcgAGAAGAGGGTGCCAGTGGGGTccatctccgcttgccagcgcctgatccgattgccgtggttgttgaaccagcagtgcacattgtattcagtgGCTTCTGCGAaaacccttagtcgagacgcaatctcgacgacttgggctctgctgggatgtgtgaccccgtggTTGTAGAtattggtcatcattttgacctgatcgtcagtaggtctccaccgctgactggtgtacctctccatctccatttCGTTCATCCTTCTTCTCtatgttttctaaaaaaaaaaaaacacaaaaaaataataaaaagtaaaaagaacaaaatcataacaaaaagcataaaacaaaaagttttttcagtgttttctttatgtgtttttgtttccttttaagttttttGTCCGGTCAGTCTTTGTTATTTCGGTGcctggtctcggatctgtttcacggtccttgcaagagggtcctaaacggatctatgtccttttgtccttgtccttttgtccttgtccatttgtccatgtccggttaatacaattaaaattctctttttaagttttctgattttatggggtacgtggcgttgttctacccgattgtctctgtcataccttcaaacgaagggagataaacgtctggtttccagcctatataccccttaagttaagacagttgtgtttttaagtgttttaagtttataaaaatgaaaaattggaaaaagagaagaaagaagatggagCGGGAagaaggaaagcaggaaagaacaaaaagcagaaaaataaataaataaataaatgtgcAAGCATGAAAGAAAAGCGAAAaggaaagcataaaagaaaacaaagaaaagaagagcagaaaggaaataaaaggaaaacagaAAGGGAAGAGGGGAAGGAAAGCAGGAAATAAAAAAGGGCAGAACGAAAAGAAGGACGGGAAAACCGAACAACATAATGGAAAgagaaagcagaaaagaaaaactgaaaGAGGAAAGGAAGagcaagaaaaggaaaaacttaaaggaaagaaagaggatTAAGAGCttagaggacttacctggaagtgCAAGGCACACGGAAGCTCCTTGGAAGACACGGACGCCGTGGAAGGCGGGGACGGAGGAGCCTCGCAGAACTCAGACGCtcagagaaagaagagagaaggatagagagagagcgagatcAGAAAATGTCGCTCGACCCCGAAGGGATAACcattttatagccaaaaatttcCCACTGTTGCTACAGTTCCGGTCactgcaaccgtctggtgtcggtctgatttctttctgagttttttttttttttttaaaaaaaataataataattttgaaaatctgaaaacgggtagggttttgtcgggtcgatccggcccaatacaagacttcttggatgatccgatttcacaaaaaaataataaaacaaaatataaaaaatgaaaaaaatagaaaattttcaaaaaaaaaaataagtggagtgatgtaaaatttgaagtgttcaaaattgtttttcatttgcatgacaAAGGACattttttcaggttcattgggcctcattgtcatgttaaccttctttgaacccaattcttgtgaaatacaaatttgagtgaagaattattttggcatatttgtaatttcacatcacaccattttgtttgattttattccttcttcttctacattttgaataaatctaaaaataaaaaatattgaaaaaagggAACAGTGCTCGggccattaggcccaatggccttcgtggttttctctcgagtctacttcttttgaaaatatgtcaaaaatattttgttttcacatttttgctgttgaatgatgtatCATTCTGagatttgtcaaaaaaaaaagaaagaaaaaaaaacgaattcaagttagatttcaattttttcagtGTGATAGTAGGAATAGTTATCGTTGAGCCCATTTGGGCCCATTTTCAGTGTATTGTTTTCCttagttttgttttctcaaataaataaataaaaaatatttccctCATCATGTTTCATAATTTTCACATAATGTCAGACTtcactttaaaacaaaaaaaaatgtagaaagcAATTTCAGTTCTTTGAGTCGCTTTGGTATTGGGTTTGTCCGGCCCATTAGGCTCGCTATCTACATTCATTTTTCTTCAGGTCCAAGCTTGACCTGGTGTTCTTTGTAGTCCtgtaaaataaaagtcaatCCAAAAATCTCAAAAAGTATCAAAGTGCAAATTTTCAACAATGTCTTTAG
This window of the Vigna angularis cultivar LongXiaoDou No.4 chromosome 7, ASM1680809v1, whole genome shotgun sequence genome carries:
- the LOC128197763 gene encoding protein WUSCHEL-like, coding for MERYTSQRWRPTDDQVKMMTNIYNHGVTHPSRAQVVEIASRLRVFAEATEYNVHCWFNNHGNRIRRWQAEMDPTGTLFSQLPLYMYEYDWVIMRAPRLLDLFPVPIIIDDDRDERQIAPPMLLTFRTRAPSTELSLRPPQPAREFFR